The DNA window TGTTACTCTAGCCTTGTGTGAGCCTCATAAATACATAAGGGAAAGTGATTCTGCAGCAGAGCAACAAGGGAAAACCAATCAACACCTGGATTTTCAGTCCTATTAATCGAATACCAAGATAAAGCTGGCAGCAAGTAGCTTTATACCTTGCAAACTGTGCATTTCAATATCAGAGTAAAGGAAAGTCCATGGGGTACCTGCTTTTGGTAGTTCTGTGTGGGCCAAACTCAGCTGAAGTAGGTGCCTGAAAAAGCAGAAATGCACCATTCGTAAAGCCCTTTTCCACAGTAGTGAAACATGCACTGTACTGCTTAGCCACTGTTACTGTGTTCTTGCTGTAACAGGTAAAGGGTGAGCTAGTGCACTGGTTACTGCGTTCTAACTGTAATGGGGTGGTGTTTAGGTTGTACTGTGCAGTGGTGCTCTGGTTACTGTGTTCTAGCTGTAATGGCGTACAGGGTGAGGTGTgcagcagtgctggtgtggAGTGCACTGGTAGCACTGGTAGTACTCTAGCAGCCTCTCTGCCAGGGCGATCCGCCGCAGAAGGTTCTCGATGAACCGTCGCAAACGGACCTTCCCACACATTTCATGATGCGCTGCCGCTTCCAGAAACCTCTGAATGGTTTTCACTTCCCTGAAATTATTGCTGTTATTAGCTGGTGTTATCGACCTTTCATCAGTTTCTGCATTTTAGCTGTTAAATCAATGTTTGTTCATTCTAGAAAAGCATGCTTCTAAAATATGATAAAATTCATAGGAAGTCATTTATGCACTTTATGTCCTGCGGTAATCTAGTTTGTGGTTTAAAATGGTATTGTATATCTGCAAGCATAAAGCAGGTAATTATATccttatttttgctttttaggTATTAGGAGTGAGTATCTGAATGTATTCATGgatttcaattatttatttgtctttatttatttaacttttcaaataaaaaattccaAGGAAAATTAAGTAACTCCACAACTGTTACATCtatcttaaaaaacaaaaaccaaaaaacttcCCTATTGACAGCATTGCAATCACTGCAAGACGTAATAGTTTGTAAGTGGTAGGCTGAAATTAGGCGGTGTGTTTCACACATGACTCACTGCTCCCTCCGCTTCAGCTCGTGCTCAGAGACGCTGAGCTGCTGCCGCAAGGTGGCGATGACCATCACGGCAGCGTCCACCTGTCTGCTGAGGGCTCTCTCGCGCTGCAGTACCTCCTGCCGCTCCTGGGCCAGGTGGTGCCAGTGAGCGCGCTCGCACAGGAGCGCCGTGTCCGTCTGAGCCAGCGCCGAGCTGATGCGGAGCAGGTGGCGCTCCATGCTGCTGTTGGCCGTCCTCATCATGCCCTCCAGCCTCTGCCCGACGGAGGCCACCGGAGCGGAGAGGGACCTGGAGCCCGCGGGTGCCGCCTCGTTGCCCGGGCTCTCCTCCGGGGAGCGCGGGCGTTCCAGTTGCTGGCCTGCGGGCCGCTCAGGTGGGAGGGGCTCCGAGCTGAACAGCAGCTCGtgctcccctctcctgctggaGTGAGTGTCGGAGCACACATCTTTTATTGTCCGAGTCTCGGCAGTGGCCCTCTTGTGCGCCTCTCTGCGGTCAGAGTGTGAGCGCGCCCTGCTGGCTGGGAGGCTCAGGTCATGCCCAGCGGGCGACGCATGGCTGTACTCCAGGTGTGCCAGCAGTGCTGCCATGCTGTGAAAGCTGTCGCGCTCGCTGCACCGGGGACACTGGAACTGGAGCTGGGCCGACACCCCTGCGCCACACGCCTGCCCATTCTCCACAAACAGCGTCGTGTTGCGGGTGCACAACTTCTGCTGCATGTCAAAGAGCACCTGACAACAAAACATCCCCCATTAAAAGTTCAAGAAAGCTCCAACTGCCAGGACCTTCCCTAGCTGTTGATAACAGACTCCTTCGTTACAGGGTCAGAACAAAACCTTAACCTCTCAGGGAGAAGTCTGTTCTCATTTTTAGCCATTTCTCATTCTCTAACTGTCATTGTTAGACCTCATTCACATGAGTTACAACACAGCTGCATTAGTCATGGATTACATACCTGAATCAGGGAGGAACAGAAATCACAATAGCTAGTTTAGCTATAACAGAACCATCCGTGTACCTGCAACTGATACAACTGTTTGCAACACCGACGCTAAACAGCTTGATGGTAACTGTACTGATTAACAGTTGTAGGATTAAACAGATCAGTGCTGACAGCGACAAACCAGAGTTGCGAATGACGTAACGCCAGACCTGTCATACAACTCCGCTTCAATCAGACAGCCCGTGCTAGCTACTTATACACAAGCTTCTGACCACCAGCTGCCAACATACAGACGTGAACTCC is part of the Electrophorus electricus isolate fEleEle1 chromosome 13, fEleEle1.pri, whole genome shotgun sequence genome and encodes:
- the znf365 gene encoding protein ZNF365 isoform X2, with amino-acid sequence MLKVLFDMQQKLCTRNTTLFVENGQACGAGVSAQLQFQCPRCSERDSFHSMAALLAHLEYSHASPAGHDLSLPASRARSHSDRREAHKRATAETRTIKDVCSDTHSSRRGEHELLFSSEPLPPERPAGQQLERPRSPEESPGNEAAPAGSRSLSAPVASVGQRLEGMMRTANSSMERHLLRISSALAQTDTALLCERAHWHHLAQERQEVLQRERALSRQVDAAVMVIATLRQQLSVSEHELKRREQEVKTIQRFLEAAAHHEMCGKVRLRRFIENLLRRIALAERLLEYYQCYQCTPHQHCCTPHPAPTSAEFGPHRTTKSRSTGEQLLREEGQAQGSRSRWQATRTSSGREGHQGWLQRRRSDGYEA
- the znf365 gene encoding protein ZNF365 isoform X1, which codes for MQQKLCTRNTTLFVENGQACGAGVSAQLQFQCPRCSERDSFHSMAALLAHLEYSHASPAGHDLSLPASRARSHSDRREAHKRATAETRTIKDVCSDTHSSRRGEHELLFSSEPLPPERPAGQQLERPRSPEESPGNEAAPAGSRSLSAPVASVGQRLEGMMRTANSSMERHLLRISSALAQTDTALLCERAHWHHLAQERQEVLQRERALSRQVDAAVMVIATLRQQLSVSEHELKRREQEVKTIQRFLEAAAHHEMCGKVRLRRFIENLLRRIALAERLLEYYQCYQCTPHQHCCTPHPAPTSAEFGPHRTTKSRSTGEQLLREEGQAQGSRSRWQATRTSSGREGHQGWLQRRRDGGVVTLSRLSLEWCSAGGSAGPRSV